One Dissulfuribacter thermophilus DNA segment encodes these proteins:
- the lpxD gene encoding UDP-3-O-(3-hydroxymyristoyl)glucosamine N-acyltransferase, with translation MTHIKDNDMKELTLKEISELVDGRLAGPEDLKIRAIAPLDQAGPGEISFAVGTRLKDKVLETRASALILPQNWSMESPVPSVFVKDPYLAFAKVLNFFISKPFLAKGVMEGARIGQDASIEKEVTIYPGAYIGDRVKIGKRVTIYPGVFIGDDCEIGDDSTIYANVTLYSKTVIGRRCIIHAGAVIGSDGFGFAQDGLSFVKIPQVGRVVIEDDCEIGANTTIDRATFGETRISKGTKIDNLVQIAHNCNIGENTIIVSQVGIAGSTSIGKNCMLGGQVGVVGHIKIGDRVKIGAQSGVAQSIPDDSIVSGSPAVPHRVWLKVSSLVKRLPELFKEVSSLKKAVRELKKEGIDGSQ, from the coding sequence ATGACTCATATAAAGGATAATGATATGAAGGAATTGACTCTTAAAGAGATAAGTGAGCTTGTAGATGGTAGGTTAGCAGGCCCTGAGGACCTTAAAATAAGGGCCATTGCACCCCTTGACCAGGCGGGTCCCGGTGAGATTAGCTTTGCCGTAGGAACACGTCTCAAGGACAAAGTGCTAGAGACTAGGGCCTCAGCTCTAATTCTTCCACAGAACTGGTCAATGGAAAGCCCTGTGCCTTCAGTCTTTGTAAAGGATCCGTATCTGGCATTTGCAAAGGTACTCAATTTCTTTATTAGCAAACCCTTTTTGGCTAAAGGGGTCATGGAAGGGGCACGAATTGGCCAAGACGCGTCAATAGAAAAGGAAGTCACCATTTATCCTGGGGCCTACATAGGCGATAGAGTGAAAATAGGAAAAAGGGTCACTATCTATCCAGGGGTTTTCATAGGTGATGATTGTGAGATCGGGGATGATTCAACCATATATGCCAATGTTACGCTCTATAGCAAAACAGTTATAGGCAGAAGATGTATCATACATGCAGGAGCTGTCATTGGGAGTGATGGATTCGGATTTGCCCAGGATGGCTTGAGTTTTGTAAAAATTCCTCAGGTAGGCAGAGTGGTTATAGAGGATGACTGCGAGATTGGAGCAAATACTACCATTGACCGTGCCACTTTTGGTGAAACGAGGATCTCAAAGGGGACCAAGATAGATAACCTTGTACAGATTGCCCACAATTGTAATATTGGTGAAAATACCATAATTGTCTCCCAGGTTGGCATAGCAGGGAGCACTAGCATAGGTAAAAATTGTATGCTTGGAGGCCAGGTTGGAGTAGTTGGTCATATAAAGATCGGCGACAGAGTGAAGATTGGGGCACAGAGTGGTGTTGCTCAAAGCATTCCAGACGACTCAATTGTCTCAGGGAGTCCTGCTGTACCGCATAGGGTGTGGTTAAAGGTGTCTTCTCTAGTGAAAAGGCTTCCAGAGCTCTTCAAAGAGGTGTCGTCTCTGAAGAAGGCCGTACGAGAACTCAAGAAGGAGGGGATTGATGGATCACAATGA
- the bamA gene encoding outer membrane protein assembly factor BamA: MNKILFLCILYLIFPLSKICDAKVISPPIKACILEPEYIGPLDFKGLSKDIRDSIIRKLAGKGIEAIPIEDSSKSDESDVAKACANQGAQFLVAGSLIVMGKAMSINLDAMWLGPGKKKKQLLSKEGTIADQSPLVTHLVDILADELTQPLKVAKLRVVGNRRADTDAILQKSLIKEDDMYDPVKIRDSIKQIFKMGFFDDIRVDVEDSPDGKIITYIVREKPSIRKIIFKGNKVIKDDKLKEAIDLKRYDIINDKKLVENAQKIEALYAEKGYLGTKVTPSYVQVSQEAADVTFDIFEGEKVLIKEIKIVGNKAFSDDELKALMETKEKQPIWKPSISNWLSLLKGDAAVLKWDALDRDRGRISAYYHNQGYIDARVGKPKVERRGKWIYITIPVEEGEVYKIGKVDVAQDYFKDKTLLLSKIQTKPGEKFNQETLRQDIIKLNDIFADEGFAYADTTPDIKKHRDKKIVDITFRVATGPKVHFERIEIVGNTRTRDKVIRRELRVNELEPFSASGLRKSRQRLGRLGYFEDINLTPERGSSDDTMRLRVKVKERPTGTFSIGAGYSSVDKLILMGEISQRNFLGKGQTLSFKGLLGSTTNRYSLSFVEPYLRDTRLSFGFDLYNWNRQYDDYTKDSSGGAVRLGYPLSDNLNIYWGLRIDNTTLSDLSVFSSQIIRESLDIHTTRAISLGLRYDTRNDYYLPTIGWNNSINTEYAGGVLGGDSAYIKVEGTLSYYHQLWKSLVGHIRVGSGYITQGTGGKLPVYERFFLGGIDSIRGYKYGRVSPIDPATGERVGGEFMAYAQTEGIFPLIRDMGLHGVVFFDTGNVWENFSNAGFGDVRYSVGFGVRWLSPMGPLRIEWGYNLNTKVGEEKSNWEFRMGGSF, encoded by the coding sequence ATGAATAAGATTTTATTCTTATGTATTCTTTATCTTATTTTCCCACTGTCTAAGATCTGTGATGCCAAGGTCATTTCTCCTCCCATTAAGGCCTGCATCCTTGAACCAGAATATATAGGTCCTTTAGATTTTAAGGGATTATCTAAGGATATCCGCGACTCAATCATTCGAAAGCTTGCTGGAAAAGGTATAGAGGCAATTCCCATTGAGGATTCTTCAAAGTCTGATGAATCAGATGTCGCCAAGGCCTGCGCGAACCAAGGGGCCCAGTTTTTGGTTGCAGGCTCTTTGATCGTCATGGGGAAGGCCATGAGCATCAATTTAGATGCAATGTGGTTAGGGCCTGGAAAGAAAAAGAAACAGCTATTGTCAAAGGAAGGTACTATTGCCGATCAATCTCCTTTGGTTACGCATCTCGTTGATATCTTGGCAGATGAATTAACTCAACCGCTAAAAGTTGCAAAGCTACGGGTTGTTGGAAATAGACGTGCGGACACCGATGCAATTCTTCAGAAATCGCTCATCAAAGAGGATGATATGTATGATCCCGTTAAGATTAGGGATTCAATAAAACAGATATTTAAGATGGGCTTTTTCGATGATATTCGGGTTGATGTTGAAGATAGTCCAGATGGAAAGATCATTACCTATATAGTACGGGAGAAGCCTTCCATTCGAAAGATCATTTTTAAAGGAAATAAGGTGATTAAGGATGATAAGCTAAAAGAGGCGATAGATTTAAAGAGGTATGACATAATAAATGACAAAAAACTTGTAGAGAACGCCCAAAAGATCGAAGCATTGTATGCTGAAAAGGGCTATCTTGGTACTAAGGTCACACCGTCTTATGTACAGGTGTCTCAAGAGGCAGCAGACGTCACCTTTGATATATTTGAAGGAGAAAAGGTATTAATTAAAGAAATCAAGATCGTGGGTAATAAGGCATTTTCAGATGATGAACTCAAAGCCCTCATGGAAACCAAGGAAAAGCAGCCTATTTGGAAACCGTCTATTTCAAACTGGTTGTCCTTGTTAAAGGGGGATGCGGCAGTACTTAAATGGGATGCATTGGACAGAGACAGGGGTAGGATTAGCGCATATTATCACAATCAAGGATACATAGATGCAAGGGTTGGGAAACCTAAGGTAGAACGAAGGGGTAAGTGGATATACATAACCATTCCAGTTGAAGAGGGAGAAGTCTATAAGATAGGCAAGGTTGATGTAGCCCAAGATTATTTTAAAGATAAGACACTTCTTTTAAGCAAAATTCAGACCAAACCAGGGGAAAAATTTAATCAGGAGACTTTGAGGCAAGATATCATCAAGTTGAATGATATATTTGCAGATGAAGGTTTTGCCTATGCAGATACGACACCGGATATCAAAAAACATCGTGATAAGAAGATCGTAGATATTACATTCAGGGTTGCAACTGGCCCTAAGGTCCATTTTGAACGTATAGAGATCGTCGGGAATACCAGAACTAGAGACAAGGTGATCAGGCGTGAATTGAGGGTCAACGAACTTGAACCCTTTAGTGCGTCTGGACTTAGGAAAAGCAGACAGCGACTGGGACGTCTTGGATACTTTGAGGATATAAATCTCACACCAGAAAGGGGTTCTAGTGATGACACAATGCGTCTGAGAGTAAAGGTAAAGGAGCGCCCCACCGGAACCTTTAGTATAGGTGCTGGTTACAGTTCAGTCGATAAATTGATCTTGATGGGCGAGATAAGCCAGCGAAACTTCCTCGGAAAAGGCCAGACATTGAGCTTTAAAGGCCTACTTGGTTCCACCACTAACCGGTATTCATTGAGTTTTGTGGAACCATATCTGAGAGATACCCGTCTTTCATTTGGTTTTGATTTATATAATTGGAATAGGCAATATGATGACTATACTAAGGATAGCAGTGGTGGAGCAGTGAGGCTTGGCTATCCCCTTTCAGATAATCTAAACATATATTGGGGGCTGAGGATCGATAACACCACACTTTCAGACCTCTCTGTATTTTCCTCACAGATAATCAGAGAGTCTTTAGACATCCACACTACAAGGGCAATAAGCCTTGGACTTAGATATGATACCAGAAATGATTATTATCTTCCCACTATTGGATGGAATAATAGCATAAATACCGAGTATGCAGGTGGAGTGCTCGGAGGTGATAGCGCCTATATAAAGGTTGAAGGTACATTGAGTTATTATCACCAATTGTGGAAGAGTCTTGTTGGACACATCCGCGTTGGATCAGGCTATATTACACAAGGAACCGGGGGAAAACTTCCAGTATATGAGAGATTCTTCCTGGGCGGTATTGACTCTATTAGAGGTTATAAGTACGGCAGGGTCAGCCCCATTGATCCAGCAACAGGTGAGAGGGTAGGTGGTGAATTCATGGCCTATGCACAGACAGAAGGTATCTTCCCCTTGATAAGGGACATGGGCCTTCACGGTGTGGTCTTCTTTGACACTGGGAACGTCTGGGAGAATTTTTCCAACGCTGGTTTTGGAGATGTTCGTTACTCTGTTGGCTTTGGAGTCCGTTGGCTTTCTCCAATGGGACCCCTTAGAATCGAGTGGGGTTATAATCTCAACACCAAAGTGGGTGAAGAAAAGAGTAATTGGGAATTTAGGATGGGAGGAAGTTTCTAA
- a CDS encoding ABC transporter ATP-binding protein translates to MVLKGLSCSFFQGEIISIMGASGVGKTTLIHLLSTLDRPTRGKVLLFGTDVSQLGSNELARLRNERLGFVFQMHHLLPEFSAIENACMPFLIQGASLKKVKEHAKKLFDLLDLSDRINSPVKLLSGGEQQRVAIIRAMVKQPDILFADEPTGNLDEAATDKVAELFSLINREFGTTIVFVTHNPRLSRIATRTFLLSKGVLEEFRDE, encoded by the coding sequence GTGGTCCTGAAGGGGCTTAGCTGTAGTTTTTTCCAAGGCGAGATTATTAGTATCATGGGGGCGTCAGGAGTGGGAAAGACCACTCTCATTCATCTTTTGAGCACCCTTGACCGGCCAACACGAGGTAAAGTCTTGCTCTTTGGTACCGATGTCTCCCAGCTCGGCTCAAATGAACTCGCAAGATTGAGAAATGAAAGGCTTGGGTTCGTATTTCAGATGCATCACCTGCTTCCGGAGTTTTCTGCTATTGAAAATGCCTGTATGCCTTTTTTAATTCAAGGGGCCTCATTGAAGAAGGTCAAGGAACATGCTAAGAAACTGTTTGATCTCCTTGATCTTTCTGATAGGATCAACAGTCCTGTTAAATTACTTTCAGGGGGAGAACAACAGCGGGTGGCAATAATCCGTGCTATGGTAAAACAGCCTGATATCCTCTTCGCAGACGAACCTACGGGCAATCTCGATGAGGCTGCTACTGATAAGGTCGCAGAGCTTTTTTCCTTAATAAATAGAGAGTTCGGCACAACTATCGTGTTTGTAACCCACAACCCAAGGCTTTCCCGTATAGCTACACGTACATTCCTCCTTTCAAAAGGTGTGCTTGAGGAGTTTAGAGATGAATAA
- a CDS encoding TorD/DmsD family molecular chaperone has product MSELGDAFRFLARGFQYPTELEFIQIGWEVIEKLSNDLSITVPPNRPPQDLKELQAEYVRLFISSPLGVAAPPYASYYMNKSGLLLQEGAQEALRFYREIGVEPENSSEAPDHISLELAFIGMLLDQNRVQLLNTFIEKHMMIWYPNFLKDLLKANPSYWYQQLGLVTQALLEKITRKEELDEAT; this is encoded by the coding sequence ATGTCAGAACTCGGGGATGCCTTCAGATTCCTTGCTCGAGGGTTTCAATACCCCACGGAATTGGAATTCATCCAAATCGGATGGGAAGTAATCGAAAAGTTATCTAATGACCTTTCCATTACAGTCCCACCAAATAGACCACCACAAGACCTCAAAGAACTCCAGGCAGAATATGTGAGGCTATTTATAAGTTCACCATTAGGTGTAGCTGCCCCACCGTACGCATCTTATTACATGAACAAAAGTGGGCTTCTGCTTCAAGAAGGGGCACAGGAGGCCCTTAGGTTTTACCGGGAGATAGGTGTTGAGCCTGAGAACAGTTCAGAGGCCCCAGACCACATTTCCCTTGAACTGGCCTTTATAGGCATGTTGCTTGACCAAAATAGAGTGCAACTACTCAATACTTTCATAGAAAAACACATGATGATTTGGTATCCCAATTTTTTAAAAGACCTTTTAAAGGCAAACCCCTCATATTGGTACCAGCAATTGGGGCTAGTAACTCAGGCATTGTTAGAGAAAATCACTAGAAAGGAGGAATTAGATGAAGCGACGTGA
- a CDS encoding molybdopterin-containing oxidoreductase family protein encodes MKRRDFLKLSASSTLALAALGMDKQGGFFKPSKSFAKSQDLPGSLGAKEITSVCEMCFWRCPIVAKVKDGKLVKIEGNPKSPANGPRVCARGNSGVQLLYDPDRLKYPLKRVGERGEGKWAKITWDEALDEIAYNMDKVRKKYGPHALAYFDHGASAEFMREIFKALGTENYSSEPAFFQCVGPVVMAYIYSMGYVVSGTRQWVDMANAKAMLLVGSHIGENVHVSHVREFVEGLSKGAKLIVVDPRFSAAANKADIYLPIRPGTDTALLLAWINYVIQNNLYDKKFVEKNCIGFEKVKASVKDYSLEWAARICDLKVEDIKRAIEILAENRPHVAIHPGRHSTWYGRGDVGRHQALAILSALFGAVGQKGGLYFPTPIKKPHAHCTGCEGENEIEEPETSLRDNYPFIGPLPGTPTNEIIKATITGKPYPIRLWGINGVNVIQTIPNPYETMKAIKSLDFIFCEEMLPGETAIWSDIVLPGATYLERYDAVYTYEGLTPYLTVRQPVTKPLFEVKTPYWIAQQLAKRLNLECFTCKDEVEFIEEELKEVGLSLEKLNKEGGIVTFKANPYRKPDELKMPTESGKILLAVEDFEDEDFDPVPRFIPTPAPPKGYARLIYGRVPVHTFSRTMNNLWLNHECPENQAWINDEVAAKIGVKDGDEIILENQDGYKSNPIKAKVTPGIRPDCIYIAHGFGSKSKHLTKTYGKGASDQFLITNNQNDPFMGSTSKRTNFVKIIKGNKSLAIPEIRPVPNEIPRFQAKRA; translated from the coding sequence ATGAAGCGACGTGATTTTTTAAAGCTCTCTGCCTCATCCACACTGGCTTTGGCAGCACTTGGGATGGATAAACAAGGAGGGTTTTTTAAGCCATCGAAATCCTTTGCCAAGAGCCAGGATCTTCCGGGAAGCCTTGGGGCAAAAGAAATTACTAGTGTTTGCGAAATGTGTTTTTGGCGGTGCCCTATTGTGGCAAAAGTAAAGGATGGAAAACTCGTCAAGATAGAAGGAAATCCCAAGAGTCCTGCAAATGGGCCAAGGGTCTGTGCAAGAGGTAATTCAGGAGTCCAGCTACTCTATGATCCAGACAGGCTAAAATACCCTTTGAAACGAGTTGGAGAAAGAGGTGAAGGAAAGTGGGCAAAGATCACCTGGGATGAAGCCCTGGATGAAATTGCCTACAATATGGATAAGGTCAGGAAAAAATATGGTCCCCATGCCCTGGCATACTTTGACCACGGCGCAAGTGCCGAATTCATGAGGGAGATCTTTAAGGCCCTGGGAACTGAGAATTATTCCAGCGAACCCGCTTTCTTCCAGTGTGTTGGCCCAGTTGTCATGGCTTATATATACTCAATGGGATACGTAGTATCTGGCACAAGGCAGTGGGTTGACATGGCTAATGCCAAGGCCATGCTTCTCGTAGGTTCCCATATTGGAGAAAACGTCCACGTTTCCCATGTGAGGGAATTTGTCGAAGGCCTTAGCAAGGGAGCAAAGTTGATCGTAGTAGATCCCAGATTCTCTGCTGCGGCAAACAAGGCCGATATATATCTCCCAATTCGTCCAGGCACAGATACTGCACTCCTTCTCGCTTGGATAAACTATGTCATACAAAACAACCTCTATGACAAAAAATTCGTTGAGAAAAACTGCATTGGTTTTGAGAAAGTCAAGGCTTCAGTCAAAGATTATAGTCTTGAGTGGGCAGCACGTATCTGCGATCTCAAGGTAGAAGACATAAAGAGGGCCATAGAGATCCTTGCAGAAAACAGGCCTCATGTAGCCATTCACCCAGGACGCCACAGTACTTGGTATGGAAGGGGTGATGTTGGCCGCCATCAGGCACTTGCTATATTGTCGGCCCTCTTTGGCGCAGTAGGACAAAAGGGCGGACTGTATTTCCCCACTCCAATAAAAAAACCCCATGCACATTGTACGGGATGCGAAGGTGAAAACGAAATCGAAGAACCTGAAACATCTCTCAGGGACAACTATCCGTTTATTGGACCACTGCCGGGTACACCAACAAATGAGATTATAAAGGCCACAATTACAGGCAAACCTTATCCCATTAGGCTGTGGGGAATAAATGGAGTAAACGTAATACAGACCATACCAAATCCCTATGAGACCATGAAGGCCATCAAGAGCCTCGACTTTATCTTCTGTGAAGAGATGCTCCCTGGAGAAACTGCCATTTGGTCAGATATCGTTCTTCCAGGGGCAACGTATCTTGAACGCTACGATGCCGTCTACACATACGAGGGGCTCACCCCATATTTGACAGTGCGTCAACCAGTTACAAAGCCACTCTTTGAAGTGAAAACTCCATACTGGATTGCTCAACAACTCGCAAAGAGATTGAATCTTGAATGCTTTACCTGTAAGGACGAAGTTGAATTCATTGAAGAAGAACTCAAAGAGGTCGGCCTCAGCCTGGAAAAACTCAATAAAGAGGGTGGAATTGTCACCTTTAAGGCAAATCCATACAGAAAACCAGATGAACTAAAGATGCCGACTGAATCTGGGAAGATCCTCCTCGCCGTGGAAGATTTTGAAGATGAGGACTTTGACCCAGTACCTCGATTTATTCCAACCCCAGCACCTCCAAAAGGCTATGCCAGACTAATATATGGCCGCGTGCCAGTACATACCTTCTCAAGGACCATGAACAACCTATGGCTGAACCACGAGTGTCCTGAAAATCAGGCATGGATAAACGATGAAGTTGCAGCCAAAATAGGCGTCAAGGACGGCGATGAAATCATCCTTGAAAACCAAGACGGCTATAAGTCCAATCCTATAAAGGCAAAAGTGACTCCGGGTATTCGTCCTGATTGTATTTATATTGCACATGGATTTGGAAGCAAATCAAAACACCTTACAAAGACCTATGGTAAGGGCGCAAGCGATCAGTTCCTCATAACTAACAATCAAAATGATCCTTTTATGGGAAGCACAAGCAAGAGAACCAATTTCGTTAAAATCATAAAGGGCAACAAATCCCTTGCTATTCCTGAGATTAGGCCTGTGCCTAATGAGATCCCGCGCTTCCAGGCAAAAAGGGCATAA
- a CDS encoding 4Fe-4S dicluster domain-containing protein produces the protein MSQYAMVIDLDRCVGCHACAVACRAEWKVPTEEGYRRNWVKRIGPEKTPYGLSYTFYPGLCNHCDNPVCVSVCPADPEEREFKSFKDGKTKKMTIKATFKEPFTGIVLIDKERCLGCGSCVDACPYGARYLNETLDDPKADKCTFCFERIALGEKPACVKTCIADARIFGDLSDPNSEVSKLVKAGAKRLESKVVKIGPNVYWKGKEKDIYALLKNYAPQTRTWEEVKNGPDFKRRTILRAAIKNPLFNPKG, from the coding sequence ATGAGCCAATATGCAATGGTAATCGATCTTGACAGATGTGTTGGATGTCATGCCTGCGCAGTGGCATGTCGTGCAGAGTGGAAGGTCCCTACAGAAGAGGGATATCGCAGAAATTGGGTTAAACGCATAGGACCTGAAAAGACCCCCTACGGGCTTTCATATACCTTCTATCCAGGATTGTGTAATCATTGTGACAATCCCGTGTGCGTAAGCGTTTGTCCGGCCGATCCGGAAGAGAGGGAATTCAAATCCTTCAAAGACGGTAAGACCAAAAAGATGACGATCAAGGCAACCTTTAAAGAGCCATTTACAGGGATTGTCCTTATAGACAAAGAGCGTTGCCTTGGTTGCGGCTCATGTGTAGATGCATGTCCATATGGGGCAAGATATCTGAATGAGACCCTAGATGATCCCAAGGCTGACAAGTGTACATTTTGCTTTGAACGTATTGCCTTAGGGGAAAAGCCAGCGTGCGTAAAGACCTGTATAGCCGATGCCAGAATCTTTGGCGACCTTTCTGATCCAAACTCTGAGGTCTCAAAGCTGGTAAAAGCCGGTGCAAAAAGGCTTGAATCCAAGGTTGTAAAAATAGGGCCAAATGTCTATTGGAAAGGCAAGGAAAAAGACATTTACGCACTGTTGAAAAACTACGCTCCCCAAACACGGACATGGGAAGAAGTGAAGAATGGTCCGGATTTCAAGAGGCGGACGATATTAAGGGCAGCAATAAAAAATCCGTTATTTAACCCAAAGGGTTAG
- a CDS encoding rhomboid family intramembrane serine protease, with product MNVIRAQDPETASIWSLVLHSRGIGHTIRFQNDYIEIVVEEDRYREALLEIEAFERENYLWPKRPKTTYELKRVEGIVFVCIVVSSILSLFVSDALRPTLFNIGANQRDAVLHGQWWRPVTALTLHVDPVHLLSNMSLGTIFLILLANMVGPPLAWTLVVSSGVLGNFISIILNHNVGSSVGASTAVFGALGSISGFLFIRAIREKYSFRRPFIYLGAGVALLSFLGVGDETTDRMAHLTGFFVGILLGGLIGVNPESLVGFSKRREFLIYSMLIFIVIVSWVTAINASGKWHVIVDSARYLMSSLW from the coding sequence ATGAATGTTATAAGGGCTCAAGATCCTGAGACTGCAAGTATTTGGTCATTAGTCCTTCATTCCAGAGGGATTGGACATACCATACGGTTCCAAAATGACTATATTGAGATTGTCGTTGAAGAGGATCGTTATCGTGAGGCACTCCTAGAGATAGAGGCCTTTGAAAGGGAAAATTACCTATGGCCAAAGAGGCCCAAAACTACGTATGAACTCAAGAGGGTCGAGGGAATAGTATTTGTATGTATTGTCGTTTCTTCAATACTTTCCCTATTTGTATCAGATGCATTGAGGCCAACGCTTTTTAACATAGGGGCAAATCAGAGGGACGCAGTCCTACATGGCCAATGGTGGCGTCCAGTCACTGCCCTGACCCTACACGTTGATCCAGTACATCTGCTTTCAAATATGTCTTTGGGTACAATTTTTTTGATCCTTTTGGCCAATATGGTGGGGCCACCACTGGCATGGACCCTGGTAGTTTCTTCTGGGGTGCTTGGCAATTTCATTTCAATAATCTTGAACCATAATGTTGGGAGTTCTGTAGGGGCATCCACCGCGGTTTTTGGGGCATTGGGGTCGATCTCAGGTTTCTTATTCATAAGGGCCATAAGAGAAAAATACTCGTTTCGAAGACCTTTTATTTATTTGGGGGCTGGGGTGGCGCTCCTTTCTTTTTTGGGAGTGGGTGATGAGACCACTGACCGAATGGCGCATCTCACTGGCTTTTTTGTTGGGATATTATTGGGTGGACTAATCGGTGTCAATCCGGAATCGCTGGTGGGGTTCAGTAAGCGACGGGAATTTTTGATATATAGTATGCTGATATTTATAGTGATTGTCTCATGGGTAACTGCAATCAATGCTTCGGGTAAGTGGCATGTAATAGTTGATTCTGCAAGGTATTTAATGTCTAGCCTATGGTGA
- a CDS encoding MOSC domain-containing protein — protein MKKVVSLAISKEKGVQKLPVEEVRLIEDFGVEGDAHGGPWHRQVSFLASERIEAQKEKGLDVGFGAYAENIATVGIDWPKVPVGTKLKIGKEALLEITQIGKKCHTKCAIYKMAGDCIMPREGVFARVLKGGTVRVGDEIEFL, from the coding sequence ATGAAAAAGGTCGTATCCCTGGCCATAAGTAAGGAAAAGGGGGTACAGAAGCTCCCAGTTGAAGAAGTCAGGCTAATCGAGGATTTTGGAGTAGAGGGAGATGCCCATGGCGGACCGTGGCATAGGCAGGTTAGTTTCCTGGCCTCTGAAAGAATAGAGGCACAAAAAGAAAAGGGGCTCGATGTAGGGTTTGGAGCCTATGCGGAAAACATAGCAACCGTTGGTATAGATTGGCCCAAAGTTCCTGTTGGAACAAAGCTTAAGATAGGAAAAGAGGCCCTTTTGGAGATCACCCAAATTGGCAAAAAGTGTCATACAAAGTGTGCTATATATAAGATGGCCGGAGACTGTATTATGCCTAGAGAAGGCGTATTTGCCCGGGTCCTCAAAGGAGGTACTGTTAGGGTAGGGGATGAAATAGAATTTCTGTAA
- the thiC gene encoding phosphomethylpyrimidine synthase ThiC: MNKTLLQELRQGIIPEWLNQLAEKEEISLNNLVDNILKGEAVVLGHRTNRGPMVVGKGVKTKVNANIGASTLTSNLETELRKLKAALKAKADAVMDLSLAENIKEIRKKILASSPVPVGTVPIYEEATLARTKRGATVRLDADEFFTVIEDQMKDGVDFVTVHCGVTKRLVEKLSEKPRLAGIVSRGGAITAAYIKHTGNENPLYEYYDRLLDIAEKYDCVLSLGDGMRPGAINDASDFFEVGEQEILGELQKRAFERGVMTMIEGPGHVPLHLVAESVKRIKALTNNAPLYLLGPLVTDIAPGYDHITSAIGAAVAGMSGADFICYVTPSEHLGLPSEQDVFDGVIASRIAAHAADITKGLESAIKWDEELSIARRDLDWDRQIALSIDPEKARRIRKERSGEGACTMCGEYCVFLVLKDVEEINADLVKK; encoded by the coding sequence ATGAACAAAACTTTATTACAAGAGCTTAGACAAGGAATAATTCCAGAATGGCTTAATCAACTAGCAGAAAAGGAAGAAATTTCCCTCAACAATCTGGTAGATAACATCCTCAAGGGGGAGGCAGTAGTCCTGGGCCACAGAACAAACCGTGGTCCTATGGTAGTTGGCAAGGGGGTCAAAACCAAAGTCAATGCGAACATTGGAGCAAGTACCCTAACATCCAATCTGGAAACAGAGCTCAGGAAACTCAAAGCAGCACTCAAGGCCAAGGCAGATGCAGTAATGGACTTGTCCCTTGCAGAAAACATCAAAGAAATCAGGAAAAAGATATTGGCCTCTTCTCCAGTTCCCGTGGGTACTGTACCAATTTATGAGGAAGCTACCCTAGCCCGGACCAAGCGCGGGGCCACTGTAAGGCTTGATGCCGACGAGTTCTTCACTGTAATCGAAGACCAGATGAAAGACGGAGTTGATTTTGTCACTGTTCACTGTGGAGTTACCAAAAGGCTTGTGGAAAAGCTCAGTGAAAAACCACGCTTAGCAGGCATTGTCTCAAGAGGTGGTGCCATTACCGCTGCCTATATCAAACATACTGGAAATGAAAACCCACTTTATGAATACTATGATAGACTCCTTGATATCGCAGAAAAATATGACTGTGTACTCAGCCTCGGCGATGGAATGAGACCAGGGGCCATAAATGATGCATCGGACTTTTTTGAAGTTGGTGAGCAAGAAATATTGGGCGAACTCCAAAAAAGGGCCTTTGAAAGAGGCGTGATGACCATGATTGAAGGGCCTGGTCATGTACCACTTCATCTCGTAGCCGAGTCAGTAAAGAGGATAAAGGCCCTTACAAACAATGCACCTCTTTACCTCTTAGGACCATTGGTAACAGATATTGCCCCTGGCTACGACCACATCACATCAGCAATTGGGGCAGCTGTAGCAGGGATGTCTGGAGCAGATTTCATATGTTATGTGACCCCTTCCGAGCACCTTGGACTTCCGTCTGAACAAGATGTGTTCGACGGAGTCATTGCTTCAAGAATCGCTGCACATGCAGCAGATATAACCAAGGGCCTGGAATCTGCCATCAAGTGGGATGAAGAATTGTCTATTGCCAGGAGAGACCTGGATTGGGACAGGCAAATTGCACTTTCTATTGATCCTGAGAAGGCCAGGCGTATACGAAAAGAAAGGTCTGGTGAAGGTGCCTGCACAATGTGCGGGGAATACTGCGTATTTTTAGTGCTCAAGGACGTAGAAGAGATCAACGCAGATCTAGTCAAAAAATAA